Proteins encoded in a region of the Brevinematales bacterium genome:
- a CDS encoding glycogen-binding domain-containing protein: MRRLIGLLVVLAFGMALVSCAPAGGTKKASAKKDRKSAKVTTGEGKIKAGKIVFSFNSSEYGGASSVNLVGSFNGWNPTDPNYAMEDPDGDGIFEIEVEWDSGKYLYKYYIDGNWPKDMSELEQYISPKPTEYVDDGFGGKNAVLVVE; the protein is encoded by the coding sequence ATGAGAAGGCTAATAGGTTTGCTAGTTGTTCTAGCTTTTGGTATGGCACTGGTATCTTGTGCTCCTGCTGGTGGTACTAAAAAAGCAAGTGCAAAAAAAGACCGAAAATCGGCAAAAGTGACTACAGGTGAAGGTAAAATAAAGGCTGGTAAGATAGTTTTCTCTTTTAACTCTAGCGAGTATGGTGGAGCATCTTCTGTTAACTTAGTTGGTTCATTTAATGGATGGAATCCAACAGATCCTAATTATGCTATGGAAGATCCAGATGGAGATGGTATTTTTGAAATAGAGGTTGAGTGGGATTCAGGTAAGTATTTATACAAGTATTATATCGACGGGAATTGGCCAAAAGATATGAGTGAATTAGAACAATATATATCACCAAAACCAACTGAGTATGTCGATGACGGCTTTGGTGGCAAAAACGCAGTTTTAGTAGTTGAGTAA
- a CDS encoding DUF721 domain-containing protein, whose translation MMSSYIKKVLSNTVPPSVLILYSILIDWKEIAGSFFYSHSVPYKFFVKNSELYLACDDPVIATELYLNQKILKSRIKLVLNLEVKTLKTVYDINKFSKFKSIIDHSSKPAIEFYLTHRDKTRISSLVSSVEDDEVKESLQIFFETISMVRNARKNIK comes from the coding sequence ATGATGTCTTCTTATATTAAGAAAGTTTTATCAAATACTGTTCCACCGAGTGTATTGATACTTTACTCAATATTAATAGACTGGAAAGAAATAGCAGGTAGTTTTTTTTACTCTCATTCTGTACCTTATAAGTTTTTTGTAAAAAATTCAGAGCTTTACCTAGCATGTGATGATCCAGTTATTGCCACTGAACTTTACTTAAATCAAAAAATATTAAAAAGTAGAATAAAGTTAGTACTCAACCTAGAAGTAAAAACTTTGAAAACTGTTTATGATATAAACAAATTTAGTAAATTCAAAAGTATTATTGACCATAGTTCAAAACCGGCTATTGAATTTTATTTAACTCATCGAGATAAGACGAGAATAAGTAGTTTAGTGTCAAGTGTAGAAGATGATGAAGTAAAAGAATCTCTTCAAATTTTCTTTGAAACTATAAGTATGGTTAGAAATGCTAGAAAGAATATTAAATAA
- the proC gene encoding pyrroline-5-carboxylate reductase produces the protein MDLGKKVGFIGFGNMGSVLAKGIVDKGIATKDEIFVYDKEEAKILEARRVGLKTANSVVNLFENTDFVFLCVKPKDLFVSLEEIRNLKGLDIKYDNLIENKVLISILAGTKISRVRDAVGFEIPIVRVMPNTPTLVGEGAFGICFSSDIRDEDKDIILRIFGALGRCVIVSDEDLMDVITGLSGSGPAYIFVVIQALADGAVRMGLSRSDALLLAAQTVLGSAKMVIENLGSKHPEELKDMVMSPGGTTAEGIKVLEKNKVRYAFMKAVEGATKKSKELSK, from the coding sequence ATGGATCTTGGAAAGAAAGTAGGTTTTATAGGTTTTGGTAATATGGGAAGTGTTCTTGCTAAGGGTATTGTTGATAAAGGTATTGCTACCAAAGATGAAATATTTGTGTACGATAAGGAAGAAGCAAAGATATTAGAGGCCAGAAGGGTTGGTTTGAAGACTGCTAATAGTGTTGTTAATCTTTTTGAAAATACAGATTTTGTATTTCTTTGTGTTAAACCCAAAGATTTATTTGTTTCACTAGAAGAGATTAGGAATCTCAAAGGCTTGGATATTAAGTATGACAATTTAATTGAAAATAAAGTTTTGATTTCAATACTTGCTGGAACTAAGATAAGCCGTGTGAGGGATGCTGTGGGGTTTGAAATACCAATTGTAAGAGTTATGCCGAATACTCCCACTTTAGTTGGTGAGGGTGCTTTTGGAATTTGTTTCTCCAGTGATATCAGAGATGAAGATAAAGATATTATACTTAGGATTTTTGGCGCTCTTGGTAGGTGTGTTATTGTTAGTGATGAAGATTTAATGGATGTTATAACAGGTCTTTCTGGTAGCGGTCCTGCGTATATATTTGTTGTTATACAGGCTTTAGCTGATGGAGCCGTTAGAATGGGGCTCAGTAGAAGTGATGCTTTGTTATTGGCTGCTCAGACTGTCTTGGGTAGTGCTAAAATGGTTATTGAGAATCTTGGTAGCAAACACCCTGAAGAACTTAAAGATATGGTTATGTCTCCAGGAGGTACTACTGCAGAAGGTATAAAAGTTCTTGAGAAAAACAAAGTTAGATATGCGTTTATGAAAGCAGTAGAAGGTGCAACTAAAAAATCAAAGGAGTTGTCGAAATGA
- a CDS encoding inositol monophosphatase, translated as MKYRDMVLFASEVAFEAGEIIKEGYYKILDEGIHYELKGYADPVTEYDRKSENLIISKLLERYPSSSIVAEESGEVVSESSIKWIIDPLDGTVNFIHSVPFVSVSIGLEVDGRIVGGVIYNPILGEMYYASLGDGSYMNNKKIYVSKISSSQHSLVVTGFPYRREGRIEELIKPMRAILKDYQGFRRLGSACMDFVYVARGSFEVFYEENLKPWDTSAGKIIVEEAGGKVTDYYGNEYTIHSKTVVASNGLVHDMIIEILKDVKSP; from the coding sequence ATGAAGTATAGAGATATGGTTTTGTTTGCATCGGAGGTTGCTTTTGAAGCTGGGGAAATTATAAAAGAGGGATATTATAAGATCCTTGATGAGGGGATACATTATGAACTCAAAGGTTATGCTGATCCTGTCACTGAGTATGACAGGAAGTCTGAGAATCTCATAATAAGCAAGTTACTTGAAAGATATCCTTCTTCAAGTATTGTTGCTGAAGAAAGTGGAGAAGTTGTTTCAGAAAGTAGTATAAAGTGGATAATTGATCCGTTAGATGGTACTGTAAATTTCATACATTCTGTGCCTTTTGTTTCGGTTTCTATTGGTTTAGAAGTTGATGGCAGAATTGTGGGTGGAGTGATATATAATCCAATACTAGGTGAAATGTATTATGCTTCATTAGGTGATGGTAGCTATATGAATAACAAAAAAATATATGTATCTAAAATTAGTAGTTCTCAACACTCTTTAGTAGTTACGGGTTTTCCATATAGAAGAGAAGGTAGAATTGAGGAGCTTATAAAACCAATGAGAGCTATACTAAAAGATTATCAAGGGTTTAGAAGGTTAGGATCTGCTTGTATGGATTTTGTTTATGTTGCAAGAGGTAGTTTTGAAGTTTTTTATGAAGAAAACCTTAAACCATGGGATACTTCTGCTGGTAAGATTATTGTTGAAGAGGCAGGTGGCAAAGTTACTGACTATTACGGAAATGAATATACAATTCATTCAAAAACTGTTGTTGCTTCAAATGGACTTGTGCATGATATGATTATTGAAATACTTAAGGATGTTAAATCGCCCTAG
- a CDS encoding class I SAM-dependent methyltransferase, with protein sequence MKSFRYNFDVYRCCNCGVMFRYPFPSSEDLQSFYTEGYYSGISFYSYVDERSIKGSHLVWDRRLKRLMEIYKKENNSYPRTILDVGCSFGGFLERAKLFGLEPYGIEISEYAYTYAVQRGLTVFKGDVSNVCLDQNKFDMITMIEVIEHLEDPRRVITKLYNSTTKGGLILIQTANMNGLQSKFWGNKYHYYLPGHLHYFTNKTLRRLLFDVGYKKVYEFYPVEFGLFPKLVKVFLNTNRIYRVLRLLKTAAYHILGKIRFGDLTIMSSMVMVGIK encoded by the coding sequence TTGAAATCATTTAGATACAACTTTGATGTTTATAGATGTTGTAATTGTGGTGTTATGTTTAGGTATCCGTTTCCAAGTAGTGAAGATTTACAAAGTTTTTATACAGAAGGGTACTATTCTGGGATTAGTTTTTATTCTTATGTTGATGAGAGGAGTATTAAAGGTTCTCATTTGGTTTGGGATAGACGTTTAAAAAGGCTTATGGAGATATACAAAAAGGAAAATAACTCTTATCCTAGAACTATACTTGATGTTGGATGTTCATTTGGAGGTTTTTTAGAAAGGGCTAAGCTATTTGGGCTTGAACCATATGGTATTGAGATTTCAGAATATGCTTATACCTATGCTGTTCAGAGAGGTTTAACAGTATTCAAAGGTGATGTTAGTAATGTATGTTTGGATCAGAATAAGTTTGACATGATAACTATGATTGAAGTTATAGAACATTTAGAGGATCCTAGGAGAGTGATAACTAAACTATACAATTCGACAACTAAAGGAGGACTTATCCTAATACAAACTGCAAACATGAATGGTCTTCAGAGCAAGTTTTGGGGTAATAAATATCACTATTATCTTCCAGGACACTTACATTATTTTACGAACAAAACTTTGCGCAGATTGCTTTTTGATGTTGGGTACAAAAAAGTTTATGAGTTTTATCCTGTAGAGTTTGGATTGTTTCCAAAACTTGTCAAGGTATTCTTAAACACTAATAGAATTTATAGAGTTCTTAGGTTACTCAAGACAGCTGCTTATCATATACTCGGAAAAATTAGGTTTGGTGATTTAACTATTATGAGTTCTATGGTAATGGTGGGAATTAAGTAG
- the proB gene encoding glutamate 5-kinase — protein MLLVVKVGTKIVLDRSTIANLVSEIASLVRKNNKVIVVSSGAIGLGRKVLSITRALNLSEKQALSSVGQVELMKLYQDLFKQFDMNVAQILLTYSELNSKKSLLNLINTVNELFKMGIIPIVNENDAVAVEEIKFGNNDILSALVATTIQADKLIILTDVDGVFKDYGTERQTLVKEIRDIKEVSRFMKGKKFEFSTGGMKTKIQAGFLCMKSGVECIIANGFVENAIRRILEGDEGTKFIPEIKVRSFKEKLLLMSKKKGTIIVDGGAVNAIKAKKSLLPVGIKEVKGKFTVGDVVFISDTNGNNIAIGITNYSSNEISKIIGRKSSEIGDILGVSDYDEEVIHIDNMVLL, from the coding sequence ATGCTTTTGGTTGTAAAAGTAGGTACTAAGATTGTTTTAGATAGGTCTACTATAGCTAATTTGGTATCGGAAATTGCCAGTCTAGTTAGAAAAAATAATAAAGTTATTGTTGTATCAAGTGGTGCCATAGGTCTTGGAAGAAAAGTTCTTTCGATTACAAGGGCTTTGAATTTATCTGAGAAGCAGGCATTATCAAGCGTAGGTCAAGTAGAACTTATGAAACTATATCAAGATTTGTTTAAGCAGTTTGATATGAATGTTGCTCAAATACTGCTTACCTATAGTGAATTGAATTCGAAAAAGAGTTTGCTAAATCTTATTAACACGGTTAATGAATTATTTAAGATGGGTATTATACCTATAGTTAATGAAAATGATGCTGTTGCTGTTGAAGAGATAAAGTTTGGTAATAATGATATACTATCAGCACTTGTTGCTACTACTATACAAGCTGATAAACTTATTATACTTACTGATGTTGATGGAGTTTTTAAAGATTATGGTACGGAAAGACAGACACTAGTGAAAGAGATTAGGGATATTAAAGAAGTTTCTAGGTTTATGAAGGGTAAAAAGTTTGAGTTTTCAACAGGAGGCATGAAAACTAAAATTCAAGCAGGTTTTCTTTGTATGAAGTCAGGTGTTGAGTGTATCATAGCTAATGGATTTGTTGAGAATGCTATTAGAAGGATACTTGAGGGTGATGAAGGAACAAAATTTATTCCTGAAATAAAAGTTAGGTCATTTAAAGAGAAGTTACTCCTTATGTCAAAGAAAAAAGGTACCATAATTGTTGATGGTGGAGCAGTGAATGCTATAAAGGCTAAAAAGAGTCTTCTACCAGTTGGTATCAAAGAAGTTAAAGGTAAATTCACGGTTGGAGATGTAGTATTTATATCTGATACAAACGGTAATAATATCGCTATAGGTATAACAAATTATTCGTCAAATGAGATTAGCAAAATAATAGGTAGGAAGAGTTCTGAAATAGGTGATATTTTAGGTGTTTCTGACTATGATGAGGAAGTTATACACATTGACAATATGGTTTTGCTCTAG
- the rsmH gene encoding 16S rRNA (cytosine(1402)-N(4))-methyltransferase RsmH, whose translation MEEIFYHKPVMLKEVLDHLNIREDGNYLDCTCGEGGHSYEIAKRLGDKGKLLCIDKDRDILERAKIRLKEFKNVYFLNEGFENIDRISIESGIEKFDGVLVDLGVSMYHYANKNKGFSFDSDAPLTMIYSKADKVTYTAYEVVNKFSKKELINIIFTYGQEPFARKIADIIVEYRKKKRIETPRELAEIIRTNLKNYPRKKIHPATKTFMAIRIFVNDEFGVIQKLLSKISKFMSPGAKLCIITFHSGEDRFVKLKMKELVKEGDFRIVTPKPIIPTIEEQKFNPSSRSAKLRVYEKV comes from the coding sequence ATGGAAGAAATTTTTTACCACAAACCTGTAATGCTAAAGGAAGTCTTAGATCATCTCAACATAAGAGAAGATGGTAATTACCTCGACTGTACCTGTGGTGAAGGAGGGCATTCTTATGAAATTGCAAAACGCCTTGGTGATAAGGGTAAATTACTGTGCATAGATAAAGATAGAGATATTCTCGAAAGAGCAAAGATAAGATTAAAAGAGTTCAAAAATGTCTATTTTCTAAACGAAGGATTTGAAAACATTGACAGAATAAGCATTGAGAGCGGAATCGAAAAATTTGATGGAGTATTAGTCGATTTAGGAGTCTCAATGTATCATTACGCCAACAAAAACAAAGGTTTTAGTTTTGATTCAGATGCTCCACTCACAATGATATATTCAAAAGCAGATAAGGTTACATACACTGCTTATGAAGTTGTAAATAAATTTTCAAAAAAGGAACTCATAAACATCATATTCACGTATGGTCAAGAACCATTTGCCAGAAAAATAGCAGATATCATAGTCGAATATAGAAAGAAAAAAAGAATAGAAACTCCTAGAGAATTAGCAGAGATAATAAGAACAAATCTAAAGAACTACCCAAGAAAAAAAATCCACCCAGCAACAAAAACATTTATGGCGATAAGAATATTCGTAAACGATGAGTTTGGAGTTATCCAGAAGCTTCTCTCTAAAATTAGTAAATTCATGTCACCAGGAGCAAAACTATGTATAATAACATTCCACTCAGGTGAAGATAGATTTGTCAAACTTAAAATGAAAGAATTAGTTAAAGAAGGAGATTTTAGAATAGTAACACCAAAACCGATAATACCAACAATAGAAGAACAAAAGTTTAATCCTTCATCAAGATCTGCTAAACTAAGAGTTTATGAGAAGGTGTAA
- a CDS encoding 1-(5-phosphoribosyl)-5-[(5-phosphoribosylamino)methylideneamino] imidazole-4-carboxamide isomerase: MKFIIPAVDIYDNKVVRLTRGDFSQATVYSDDPIGVIRDLYSKGFRRLHLVDLEGAKTGEIKTFELIKTIKNKYKDLILQFGGGVRSYEIAENIINAGADYVIIGTMFIKKPEEFKNVLNKFRERVILSLDINVDKIVIHGWQSDVEISVEEAFDKALRMGVTRIMSTDITRDGTLLGPDIRFITSLLETLKQKHLNIVVEEIMKIENIQHILKEGIDILTKGVNEFMETLKNPRAGNYELKQKLDEYDKAIDTYKESLIEKLPLKDILQKYPKPYLIISGGVSSDSDIDDILKINNGFLEGIIVGKSLYEGRITFLR, translated from the coding sequence ATGAAATTTATAATACCAGCAGTAGACATATATGACAACAAGGTGGTAAGATTAACTCGTGGTGACTTCTCACAAGCCACAGTATACTCTGATGATCCTATTGGTGTTATAAGAGACTTATACTCAAAAGGCTTCAGAAGATTACACCTTGTTGACCTTGAAGGAGCAAAAACAGGTGAAATAAAAACCTTTGAACTTATTAAGACAATCAAAAACAAATATAAGGATCTGATTCTTCAATTTGGTGGTGGAGTTAGAAGTTATGAAATAGCAGAAAATATCATAAATGCAGGAGCAGATTATGTGATCATAGGAACCATGTTTATCAAAAAACCAGAAGAATTTAAAAATGTCCTAAATAAGTTTAGAGAAAGAGTAATATTATCACTTGACATAAATGTTGACAAAATAGTAATACATGGTTGGCAATCTGATGTTGAGATATCAGTTGAAGAAGCGTTCGATAAAGCACTAAGAATGGGAGTAACTAGAATCATGTCAACGGATATAACTAGAGACGGAACTCTACTAGGTCCCGATATAAGATTTATAACCTCTCTACTTGAAACACTCAAACAGAAACACCTAAATATAGTAGTAGAAGAAATAATGAAGATAGAAAATATACAACACATCCTTAAAGAAGGAATAGATATATTAACTAAAGGTGTAAATGAATTTATGGAAACTCTAAAAAATCCAAGAGCAGGTAATTATGAACTAAAACAAAAACTTGATGAATACGACAAAGCAATCGATACATACAAAGAAAGCCTGATCGAGAAGTTACCTCTAAAAGATATTCTCCAAAAGTATCCAAAACCCTATCTTATAATATCAGGTGGAGTATCAAGCGATAGCGATATTGACGATATACTAAAAATAAACAACGGCTTTTTGGAAGGAATAATCGTTGGTAAAAGTCTATACGAAGGCAGAATAACTTTCTTAAGATAG